A window from Pseudomonas alloputida encodes these proteins:
- the fghA gene encoding S-formylglutathione hydrolase, protein MSLDNISCQKSFGGWHKRYRHHSKVLGCDMVFAVYLPPQAEQGEKLPVLYWLSGLTCTDENFMQKAGAQRLAAELGLIIVAPDTSPRGEQVPGDPDGAWDFGLGAGFYLNATQQPWAQHYRMHDYVVEELPALIEAHFPASGERSISGHSMGGHGALVCALRNPGRYRSVSAFSPISNPMDCPWGEKAFSRYLGEDRGRWREWDASVLLAETPAGQCPPLLVDQGDRDDFLEKQLKPEALEQAARKGGHAMTLRMQPGYDHSYYFIASFIEEHLRHHAVALGRV, encoded by the coding sequence ATGAGCCTGGATAACATCTCCTGCCAGAAGAGCTTCGGCGGCTGGCACAAGCGTTACCGGCATCATTCCAAGGTGCTGGGTTGCGATATGGTGTTCGCTGTGTACCTGCCGCCGCAGGCCGAGCAGGGCGAAAAGCTGCCGGTGCTGTACTGGCTCAGCGGCCTCACCTGCACCGACGAGAACTTCATGCAGAAGGCCGGCGCCCAGCGTCTGGCCGCCGAGCTGGGGCTGATCATCGTCGCCCCCGATACCAGCCCGCGTGGCGAGCAGGTGCCGGGCGATCCGGACGGCGCCTGGGACTTCGGCCTGGGCGCTGGCTTCTACCTCAACGCCACCCAGCAACCCTGGGCCCAGCACTACCGCATGCATGACTATGTGGTGGAGGAGTTGCCAGCCCTGATCGAGGCACACTTCCCGGCGTCGGGCGAGCGCAGCATCAGCGGCCACTCCATGGGTGGGCATGGCGCGCTGGTGTGCGCCTTGCGCAATCCGGGGCGCTACCGCTCGGTGTCGGCATTCTCGCCGATCAGCAATCCGATGGATTGTCCGTGGGGCGAGAAGGCCTTCAGCCGCTACCTGGGTGAAGACCGTGGGCGCTGGCGTGAGTGGGATGCCAGCGTGCTGCTGGCCGAAACCCCGGCAGGCCAATGCCCGCCGTTGCTGGTGGATCAGGGCGACCGTGACGACTTCCTCGAGAAGCAACTCAAGCCTGAAGCGCTGGAACAGGCGGCACGCAAAGGTGGCCATGCAATGACCCTGCGTATGCAGCCAGGCTATGACCATAGCTACTACTTCATTGCCAGCTTCATCGAGGAGCACCTGCGCCATCATGCGGTGGCACTGGGGCGGGTTTAA
- the ispF gene encoding 2-C-methyl-D-erythritol 2,4-cyclodiphosphate synthase: MRIGHGYDVHRFCDGDFITLGGVRIPHKYGLLAHSDGDVLLHALSDALLGAAALGDIGKHFPDTDPQFKGADSRALLRHVVGIVKAKGWKVGNVDATIVAQAPKMAPHIETMRQLIAEDLQVELDQVNVKATTTEKLGFTGREEGIAVHSVALLLPA, from the coding sequence ATGCGTATTGGCCACGGCTACGATGTGCACCGTTTCTGCGACGGTGATTTCATTACCCTGGGCGGGGTGCGTATCCCCCACAAATACGGCCTGCTGGCCCACTCCGACGGTGACGTGCTGCTGCACGCCCTGAGCGATGCCTTGCTTGGCGCTGCGGCGCTGGGCGACATCGGCAAGCACTTCCCTGACACTGACCCGCAGTTCAAGGGGGCTGACAGCCGCGCGCTGCTGCGCCATGTGGTCGGCATCGTCAAGGCCAAGGGCTGGAAGGTCGGCAACGTTGACGCCACCATCGTCGCCCAGGCACCGAAAATGGCCCCACACATCGAAACCATGCGCCAGCTGATCGCCGAAGACCTGCAGGTCGAGCTCGACCAGGTCAATGTCAAGGCCACCACCACAGAGAAGCTTGGCTTTACCGGCCGCGAGGAGGGCATTGCCGTGCATTCGGTCGCCCTGCTGCTGCCAGCATGA
- a CDS encoding protein-L-isoaspartate(D-aspartate) O-methyltransferase — translation MTSQRTRERLIQRLCEEGVSNTKVLDVIRRTPRHLFVDEALAHRAYEDTALPIGHNQTISQPFMVAHMSELLLEAGPLDKVLEIGTGSGYQTAILAQLVERVFSVERIKVLQDRAKERLVELNLRNVVFRWGDGCEGWPALAPYNGIIVTAVAPEVPQALLDQLAPGGRMVIPVGPAGEAQQLMLIVREEHGFSRRVLGAVRFVPLLNGPLA, via the coding sequence ATGACCTCTCAGCGTACCCGGGAGCGGCTGATCCAGCGCTTGTGCGAAGAGGGGGTTTCGAACACCAAGGTGCTCGACGTGATCCGTCGTACGCCGCGCCACCTGTTCGTCGACGAGGCGCTGGCGCATCGGGCTTACGAAGACACCGCGCTGCCGATCGGCCACAACCAGACCATCTCCCAGCCGTTCATGGTTGCTCACATGAGCGAGTTGTTGCTCGAGGCCGGGCCGCTGGACAAGGTGCTGGAGATTGGCACCGGTTCGGGCTACCAGACGGCGATCCTGGCCCAGCTGGTCGAGCGAGTGTTTTCGGTAGAGCGTATCAAGGTACTGCAGGACCGGGCCAAAGAGCGCCTGGTGGAGCTTAACCTGCGCAACGTGGTCTTCCGCTGGGGTGACGGTTGTGAGGGGTGGCCGGCGCTTGCGCCGTACAACGGCATCATCGTCACCGCCGTGGCGCCGGAAGTGCCACAGGCACTGCTCGACCAACTGGCACCCGGTGGGCGCATGGTCATCCCGGTAGGGCCGGCCGGCGAAGCGCAGCAACTGATGCTGATCGTGCGCGAGGAGCATGGATTCTCCCGTCGGGTACTGGGGGCTGTGCGTTTCGTGCCGCTGCTCAATGGTCCCCTGGCCTGA
- the truD gene encoding tRNA pseudouridine(13) synthase TruD — MTELELLGPRASGEPLGTAILKAVAEDFQVDEVLDIPLSGQGEHLWLWVEKRDLNTEEAARRLARAAGVPVRSISYAGLKDRQALTRQWFSLHLPGKADPDLSRAEDASLRVLKQVRHQRKLQRGAHSANGFTLRLTALAADHQAVDARLEQLRQQGVPNYFGTQRFGHGGGNVHDALDWAARKALPEQRNVRSRLLSAGRSYLFNQLLAARVADGSWARAQVGDLLAFTDSRSFFPAGEAECADPRLAILDLHPTGPMWGEGASPAGGAPAQLENAIGARQPALCQWLAQAGMDHERRILRLPIGGLTWHYPEPDILQLEFVLPAGCFATVVVREVVDLVSAGQTDSPCVF, encoded by the coding sequence ATGACCGAACTGGAATTGCTGGGCCCGCGCGCATCGGGCGAACCCCTGGGCACCGCCATCCTCAAAGCGGTCGCCGAAGACTTTCAGGTTGACGAAGTCCTCGATATACCGCTATCGGGCCAAGGCGAGCACCTGTGGCTGTGGGTCGAGAAGCGTGATCTGAACACTGAAGAAGCCGCCCGGCGCCTCGCCCGCGCCGCTGGCGTGCCGGTGCGCAGCATCAGCTACGCCGGCCTGAAGGACCGCCAGGCGCTGACCCGCCAGTGGTTCAGCCTGCACCTGCCGGGCAAGGCCGATCCGGATCTGTCGCGTGCCGAGGATGCCAGCCTGCGTGTGCTCAAGCAGGTGCGTCACCAGCGCAAACTGCAGCGCGGCGCGCATTCGGCCAACGGGTTCACCTTGCGCCTGACCGCCCTGGCTGCCGATCACCAGGCGGTGGATGCCCGCCTGGAGCAGCTGAGGCAGCAAGGTGTGCCCAACTATTTCGGCACCCAGCGCTTCGGGCACGGGGGTGGCAACGTCCATGACGCCCTCGATTGGGCCGCGCGCAAGGCTTTGCCTGAACAGCGCAACGTGCGTTCGCGGCTGCTTTCGGCCGGGCGCAGCTACCTGTTCAATCAGTTGCTGGCTGCGCGTGTGGCTGACGGTAGCTGGGCCCGAGCCCAGGTCGGCGACCTGCTGGCGTTCACCGACAGCCGCAGTTTCTTCCCGGCGGGTGAGGCGGAATGTGCCGACCCGCGCCTGGCGATTCTCGACCTGCATCCAACCGGCCCGATGTGGGGGGAAGGCGCTTCACCTGCTGGCGGTGCGCCTGCGCAGCTGGAAAACGCTATCGGCGCACGTCAGCCGGCACTTTGCCAGTGGCTGGCCCAGGCGGGCATGGATCACGAACGGCGAATTCTGCGGCTCCCTATTGGCGGCCTGACGTGGCATTATCCCGAGCCTGATATCCTGCAACTGGAATTCGTCCTGCCGGCCGGATGCTTCGCCACCGTGGTGGTGCGTGAAGTCGTGGATCTGGTGTCGGCAGGGCAGACGGACAGCCCATGCGTATTCTGA
- the surE gene encoding 5'/3'-nucleotidase SurE, with protein sequence MRILISNDDGVTAPGIAALHAALADYAECAVIAPDQDKSGASSSLTLDRPLHPQTLANGFISLNGTPTDCVHLGLNGLLPQMPDMVVSGINLGANLGDDVLYSGTVAAALEGRFLGGTSLAFSLLSRQPDNLPTAAYIARRLVEAQSRLVLPPRTVLNVNIPNLPLEHIRGIQLTRLGHRARAAAPTKVVNPRGKEGYWIAVAGDAEDGGPGTDFHAVMQGYVSITPLQLDRTFNDAFEQLDGWLEGLL encoded by the coding sequence ATGCGTATTCTGATTTCGAATGACGACGGTGTTACCGCACCTGGCATCGCCGCGCTGCACGCTGCGCTGGCGGATTATGCCGAGTGCGCGGTGATCGCCCCGGATCAAGACAAGAGCGGCGCCAGCAGTTCGCTGACGCTGGACCGGCCACTGCATCCGCAGACCCTGGCCAATGGCTTCATCAGCCTCAACGGCACGCCGACCGACTGCGTGCACCTGGGGCTCAATGGGCTGTTGCCGCAGATGCCGGACATGGTCGTGTCGGGGATCAACCTCGGTGCCAACCTGGGCGATGACGTGCTGTATTCGGGAACGGTCGCTGCGGCGCTGGAAGGCCGCTTCCTCGGCGGTACCTCGCTGGCGTTCTCGCTGTTGTCGCGCCAGCCGGACAACCTGCCGACTGCGGCCTATATCGCCCGTCGTCTGGTCGAAGCACAGTCGCGTCTGGTGTTGCCGCCACGCACCGTACTCAACGTCAATATTCCCAACTTGCCGCTGGAGCACATCCGTGGCATCCAGCTCACCCGTCTCGGTCACCGGGCGCGGGCGGCGGCGCCCACCAAGGTGGTCAACCCGCGTGGCAAGGAAGGCTACTGGATTGCCGTGGCCGGTGATGCCGAGGACGGCGGCCCAGGCACCGACTTCCACGCAGTGATGCAAGGCTACGTATCGATTACCCCGTTGCAGCTCGACCGCACCTTCAATGATGCCTTCGAGCAGCTCGATGGTTGGCTGGAGGGCCTGCTCTGA